The Gloeobacter morelensis MG652769 genome contains the following window.
TGCAGCGCCGCATCGATCCGAGCTGGCAGCGCCCCGAGCCGACGACGGCGGCGGGCCGGGCCGAACGTCAGGTCGCCCGCCGCATCGCTCGTCCCGACTCCCTCGACCGCCCGGTGCGCCTGGGCGCGGGGGGCGAAGAATCGACCAGCCAGGCCGAGCTGATCAATGTCTCCGTCTCCTATCCTTCTGCGGAGAACAGCCTGATCGAAGAAGACTGCCGCGACCGCTTCGTCGAAGCCCTTGCACAACTTGGCGAGGCCGACAAAGTCTTGCTCACCCGCCTTTATTTGCTGGGTGAGACCCAAAAGGAGATTGCCGCTTCGCTGGGGCGCACCCCGGCGCGCATTTGCCAAAGACTGCGCCTGATCTGCACCCGGCTTGCGGCGGTACTGGGAAGCGGCTTTGAGGCGGACTGCATCGATACCCAGTTTTGCGAAGCCCTGCGGAGGTGTGTGTCGTGATCGATCCTGAGCGCCTGGAGCGAACCCTGGGCGAGCTGATCCGCCGCTCCGGCTGGCCGGGAGCGGCAGGACCGCTCCCGGTGGCGGCCCCGCCTGAGGAGGAACGGCTGTGGCAGGAGGCGATGGCCGGTCCGGACCTGCGCCGGCAGTGGTCCCCCTGGCTTCTGGGAACTTCAGCCCTGGCCG
Protein-coding sequences here:
- a CDS encoding sigma-70 family RNA polymerase sigma factor — translated: MNNAAPLFSLMGSRLSLADVTQALALRLQPILRERQRLCADTAIDTERRSRHLRVLERDAQRQGLVQLHQRLALICRNYAARKGTGDSERFDIESFIEEVVLLTHARLPEFDPDKARFSTWFGSHILRQVYTDMQRRIDPSWQRPEPTTAAGRAERQVARRIARPDSLDRPVRLGAGGEESTSQAELINVSVSYPSAENSLIEEDCRDRFVEALAQLGEADKVLLTRLYLLGETQKEIAASLGRTPARICQRLRLICTRLAAVLGSGFEADCIDTQFCEALRRCVS